A portion of the Corynebacterium ammoniagenes DSM 20306 genome contains these proteins:
- a CDS encoding MFS transporter, translating into MQRNTRAMVAMLFLGLAIFSGLYSTQAILPTFVKELGFTPTEAALTVSAATGALALCIVPLSILSERFGRGRLLLISAALATVLSFLVPIVGSNVIAIIAIRALQGAVLAGAPAVAMAWLSEELDENVLPRAMGLYIAGNTLGGLTGRLVPTGLLEFTGWRGALIGAAVVSAFFAVLFMVLLPKQRNFQPKQLHFKSEIRAMVNHWRTLEIGLLFVFAFLGMGAFVSMYNFITFRLIDRFGLPISLAGLVFLMYLAGTWSSARVGDAINKFGHGKTFIVSGLLFAIGVVLTLGPLPVLLVGMFIFTAGFFAAHSTASGWVGQVAATNRAEASSMYLFCYYAGSSAIGALSGLVFEFTSWAGFIVYISCFTVAVILIGLWLFKATAKKKETVAA; encoded by the coding sequence ATGCAAAGAAATACGCGCGCGATGGTGGCCATGCTCTTTTTGGGCCTGGCTATTTTCTCCGGTCTCTACTCCACGCAGGCAATCTTGCCGACGTTCGTCAAAGAGCTGGGATTTACCCCGACCGAAGCCGCGCTGACCGTTTCTGCCGCCACCGGCGCTTTAGCGCTGTGCATCGTGCCGCTGTCTATTTTGTCGGAGCGCTTTGGCCGCGGGCGTCTGTTGCTGATCTCCGCAGCACTGGCCACAGTCTTATCGTTTCTCGTGCCGATTGTGGGCTCTAATGTCATCGCCATCATCGCCATCCGTGCTCTGCAAGGCGCAGTCCTTGCCGGCGCGCCTGCGGTGGCCATGGCGTGGTTATCGGAGGAACTCGATGAAAACGTGCTTCCCCGCGCGATGGGTCTGTACATCGCCGGCAATACCCTCGGTGGGTTAACCGGCCGGCTCGTCCCCACCGGGCTATTGGAATTTACCGGCTGGCGTGGCGCTTTGATTGGTGCGGCGGTTGTCTCCGCCTTCTTTGCCGTGCTGTTTATGGTCTTGTTGCCCAAACAGCGCAACTTCCAACCCAAGCAGCTGCATTTCAAATCTGAAATCCGCGCGATGGTCAATCACTGGCGCACCTTAGAAATCGGCCTGCTCTTCGTCTTCGCGTTCTTAGGCATGGGCGCTTTTGTTTCCATGTATAACTTCATCACTTTCCGGCTTATTGATCGCTTTGGCTTGCCCATCTCGCTCGCCGGGCTGGTGTTTTTGATGTATCTGGCCGGCACATGGTCTTCGGCACGCGTCGGTGATGCAATCAATAAATTCGGCCACGGCAAAACCTTCATCGTCTCCGGCCTGCTCTTTGCCATCGGCGTGGTTCTCACCCTCGGCCCCTTGCCCGTGCTGTTGGTGGGCATGTTTATTTTCACCGCAGGCTTTTTCGCCGCGCACTCCACGGCATCGGGCTGGGTCGGCCAAGTCGCCGCGACCAACCGCGCTGAAGCCTCCAGCATGTACCTGTTTTGCTACTACGCCGGCTCTTCTGCCATCGGCGCACTGTCCGGGCTGGTCTTCGAATTTACCTCGTGGGCTGGGTTTATCGTCTATATCTCGTGCTTTACCGTCGCGGTCATTCTCATCGGCCTCTGGCTATTCAAAGCCACCGCCAAAAAGAAAGAAACCGTCGCCGCCTAA
- a CDS encoding TM0106 family RecB-like putative nuclease: MRVEKQVRASDLVGCRYRLVQRRNHPEAPRTDAAQARAERYDAAREAVWEKFPRKSDSRRTPFRRIDLGPLPAPDPWLRSLETLEALATGATHITGAVFANEQWIVGVDMLVRAGASTSDAAYTPVMVSSHRVARKHDKATTPGVPTHRLGLSKPLELGYKARHHVLDGYHLAMAARALDDLGLNSGRGGLVGQDRNLTFFSDTASYQDTLDKALEAVELHNLPTQPRRVKECASCRFWPLCQPELEAMDDISLFLPGDRARPYRERGIDTVQGLIDASLGLPSQLAAAWRDGTVLLARGDVTVPRADVEIDLDMEAYLDQGAYLWGAWLDGTYYDFVTWEALGPKAEAHNFARMWTWLMQQRDQAHAAGKTFAAYCYSAHGENHWMRMSAQRFAGHTPGVPSVEEVDAFINSAEWVDLFAHVKANFVGPYGLSLKTVAPQAGFHWEQGDFDGEESVNARRVAIGHDDEALRAREMLLTYNADDVQATAAVREWMSNNAPNVPRL, encoded by the coding sequence CCACCCCGAAGCCCCGCGCACAGACGCCGCCCAAGCCCGCGCCGAGCGCTATGACGCCGCACGCGAAGCCGTGTGGGAGAAATTCCCCCGCAAATCTGATTCCCGCCGCACCCCTTTTCGGCGTATCGATCTCGGCCCATTGCCAGCACCAGATCCCTGGCTGCGCTCGTTAGAGACCTTAGAAGCCCTCGCCACCGGCGCAACGCACATCACTGGCGCTGTGTTTGCGAATGAGCAGTGGATCGTGGGCGTGGATATGTTGGTGCGCGCGGGGGCATCGACAAGCGATGCGGCGTATACCCCCGTGATGGTCTCCAGCCACCGGGTGGCGCGCAAACATGACAAGGCCACAACACCGGGTGTGCCCACGCACCGGCTGGGGCTAAGTAAGCCTTTGGAGCTGGGGTATAAAGCCCGACATCACGTCTTAGACGGCTACCACTTAGCAATGGCAGCGCGCGCTTTGGACGATCTGGGGCTCAACTCCGGCCGAGGTGGGCTGGTGGGCCAAGATAGAAACCTCACCTTTTTCTCCGATACCGCCAGCTACCAAGACACCTTGGACAAGGCTTTGGAAGCGGTGGAGCTGCACAACCTGCCCACCCAGCCGCGCCGAGTCAAAGAGTGCGCGAGTTGCCGCTTTTGGCCGTTGTGCCAGCCGGAGCTGGAAGCGATGGATGATATTAGCCTCTTTTTGCCCGGTGATAGGGCACGACCGTACCGCGAGCGCGGCATTGACACGGTGCAAGGGCTTATCGATGCCTCCTTAGGCCTTCCCTCCCAGCTTGCCGCGGCGTGGCGCGATGGCACGGTGCTATTAGCGCGCGGGGATGTGACTGTGCCCCGGGCGGATGTGGAAATTGACCTGGATATGGAAGCCTACCTCGACCAAGGAGCCTACCTGTGGGGTGCGTGGTTGGATGGCACCTACTATGATTTTGTGACTTGGGAAGCGCTGGGGCCAAAAGCGGAAGCCCACAACTTTGCTCGGATGTGGACGTGGTTGATGCAGCAGCGGGACCAGGCGCATGCGGCGGGCAAGACTTTTGCGGCCTACTGCTATTCCGCACACGGTGAAAATCACTGGATGCGTATGTCCGCACAGCGGTTTGCCGGGCACACCCCGGGCGTGCCGTCGGTGGAGGAAGTAGATGCGTTTATCAATTCTGCCGAGTGGGTGGATCTTTTTGCCCACGTGAAGGCGAATTTTGTAGGTCCCTATGGTCTAAGCCTGAAGACCGTGGCCCCGCAGGCTGGCTTTCATTGGGAGCAAGGCGATTTTGACGGCGAGGAATCCGTTAATGCGCGCCGGGTGGCCATCGGCCATGACGATGAAGCGCTGCGCGCGCGTGAGATGCTGCTGACCTATAACGCGGATGATGTGCAAGCTACTGCGGCGGTGCGTGAGTGGATGAGCAATAATGCGCCGAATGTGCCACGGCTATAG